In one Brassica oleracea var. oleracea cultivar TO1000 chromosome C9, BOL, whole genome shotgun sequence genomic region, the following are encoded:
- the LOC106317422 gene encoding protein TOC75-3, chloroplastic-like translates to MATFATNGQLTTLPAVSTTGCHLSTSRKYSAPSSSYELRYNAPSPRFPSLTCCCSSPNRSTEPSSRGHLLQSLGKSLFFGSISSLFSTNFSGGGGGGGDGNLGGSGGGRGGGDGGLWRDLFSLATPVAVAAEEHSPEWDSHGLPANIVVQLNKLSGLKKYKISDVLFFDRQSKTTASAEDSFSEMVPIHPGKVYTKDQLQNELETLTTSGMFEKVDLLGNTKPDGALGLTFSFIESTWKNAERFRCINVGLMTQPNPIAPDSDMTDREMIEYMRNQDKEYKRRIEKARPCLLPGPVQREMMLMLRDQRNVSSRLLRRIGDKVLKWYQDNGYAYANVTNFGSLNSKELVCEVSEGDITRLVIQFQDKLGYVVEGNTQISIIHREIPKQLRPGNVLNMEAANQAVKNIFSLNLFSNVEINPRPDEKNEGGVVVEIKLREADRKSAEVSTEWSIVPGPGGAPSLASLQPGGSVSFEHRNIHGLNRSLMGSVTTSNLLNPEDDLAFKLEYVHPHVDGVNNPRNRVFKTSAFNSRKLSPVFTGGPGFEELVSPLLVDRVGVKANITENFTRQSKATYGLVLEEITTRDGNSEISTNGVRLLPSGGTSVDGPPTTLSGTGIDRVAFLQANVTRDKTKFVNGAIVGDRTVFQVDQGLGIGNKFPFFNRHQLSLTKFIQLKRVEQGSGKPQPPVLVLNGHYGGCVGDLPSYEAFGIGGPYSVRGYTMGELGASRNILELSAEIRVPVKNTHVYAFAEHGNDLGSSKDVKGNPTEAYRRMGHGSSYGFGVKLGQVRAEYAVDHNRGTGAFFLRFGERY, encoded by the exons ATGGCAACATTCGCCACCAACGGACAGCTTACCACGCTACCGGCGGTTTCAACCACCGGCTGTCATCTCTCCACTAGCCGTAAATATTCCGCTCCTTCTTCCTCTTACGAACTCCGCTACAACGCTCCTTCCCCTCGCTTCCCATCTCTTACATGTTGCTGCAGCTCACCTAACCGGAGCACGGAGCCTTCGTCTAGGGGCCATCTCCTTCAATCGCTGGGGAAGTCTCTTTTCTTCGGCTCGATTTCGTCTCTATTCTCGACGAATTTCAGCGGCGGAGGAGGAGGAGGAGGCGACGGGAACTTGGGTGGATCTGGAGGAGGCAGAGGTGGAGGAGATGGTGGCTTATGGAGGGACTTGTTCTCTCTTGCGACTCCAGTGGCTGTCGCAGCCGAGGAGCACTCACCGGAGTGGGATTCTCACGGATTACCGGCGAACATTGTGGTTCAGCTGAACAAACTCAGTGGTTTAAAAAAGTACAAAATCTCCGACGTTCTCTTCTTTGACCGGCAGAGCAAAACCACCGCCTCAGCAGAAGATTCCTTCTCTGAGATGGTACCGATTCATCCAGGAAAAGTCTACACAAAAGATCAACTTCAGAATGAGCTAGAAACCCTAACTACTTCGGGGATGTTCGAAAAAGTCGATCTCTTGGGGAACACGAAACCTGACGGAGCCCTAGGTCTCACATTCTCTTTCATTGAGAGCACGTGGAAAAACGCGGAGAGGTTCCGTTGCATCAACGTCGGGCTAATGACACAACCTAACCCGATAGCTCCCGATTCAGACATGACGGACAGAGAGATGATTGAGTACATGAGGAACCAGGATAAAGAATACAAACGGAGGATCGAGAAGGCGAGACCTTGTTTGCTTCCAGGACCGGTTCAAAGAGAGATGATGCTTATGCTTAGGGACCAGAGGAATGTTAGTTCGAGGCTTCTGCGGAGGATCGGTGATAAAGTTTTGAAATGGTATCAAGACAATGGGTATGCGTATGCTAATGTTACCAACTTTGGGAGCTTGAACAGCAAGGAACTTGTCTGTGAAGTTTCGGAAGGAGACATAACAAGGCTTGTTATCCAGTTTCAAGACAAGCTTGGTTATGTCGTTGAAGGTAACACACAGATTTCTATCATCCACAGGGAAATTCCCAAACAG CTTCGTCCAGGTAATGTGCTCAACATGGAAGCTGCGAACCAAGCTGTGAAGAACATTTTTTCTTTAAACTTGTTCTCTAACGTCGAGATCAATCCACGTCCTGATGAGAAGAACGAAGGAGGTGTTGTTGTTGAGATAAAGCTTAGGGAGGCTGATCGGAAATCAGCAGAAGTCAGTACAGAATGGAGTATTGTTCCTGGACCTGGAGGAGCTCCTTCGTTG GCTTCGCTCCAGCCAGGTGGATCTGTTAGTTTCGAACATAGGAACATCCACGGTCTTAACCGATCTCTCATGGGTTCAGTGACCACTAGCAACCTCTTAAATCCTGAG GATGATCTTGCGTTTAAGCTTGAGTATGTACACCCACATGTAGACGGTGTTAACAATCCTAGAAACCGTGTCTTCAAAACGAGCGCCTTCAACAGCAGAAAACTTAGCCCAGTGTTCACTGGGGGACCCGGATTTGAGGAACTAGTGTCTCCATTGTTGGTGGACCGAGTTGGTGTAAAAGCTAATATTACTGAG AACTTCACCCGTCAGAGTAAAGCCACTTATGGACTTGTTTTAGAAGAGATAACAACCAGAGATGGAAACAGTGAAATCTCTACAAATGGTGTGAGGTTATTACCTAGTGGAGGAACCAGTGTTGATGGACCTCCAACAACTCTAAGTGGCACTGGTATTGATCGTGTAGCCTTTCTACAAGCCAACGTAACCAGAGACAAGACCAAGTTTGTGAATGGTGCTATTGTTGGAGATAGGACTGTGTTTCAGGTGGATCAAGGGTTGGGTATAGGAAACAAGTTCCCTTTCTTCAACCGCCATCAACTAAGTTTGACGAAATTCATTCAGCTTAAGCGTGTTGAACAAGGATCCGGTAAACCACAACCGCCTGTGCTAGTCCTCAATGGCCATTACGGTGGCTGTGTAGGTGATCTTCCAAGCTACGAGGCCTTTGGTATTGGTGGACCTTACTCTGTTCGTGGCTACACCATGGGAGAGCTAGGTGCCTCGAGAAACATCCTCGAG TTGAGTGCTGAGATTAGAGTCCCTGTGAAGAACACACATGTGTATGCATTTGCTGAGCATGGTAACGATTTAGGGAGCTCAAAGGATGTGAAAGGGAATCCGACAGAGGCTTACAGGAGAATGGGACATGGCTCATCGTATGGTTTTGGTGTGAAACTCGGTCAAGTACGTGCTGAGTATGCTGTAGATCACAATCGTGGAACCGGCGCTTTTTTTCTCCGGTTTGGAGAGAGGTATTGA
- the LOC106317277 gene encoding pumilio homolog 18 codes for MANNNPFSISTMLKSLQDLRSASPLQWMFNLMTRSEEEDAAYPFKEFISNLDRRELLGVASLLTSDPDYFLEIARNKNGSNRLQKLVGKSDDVDDLICDATLYRFLHVMTDKHASYVATRGLRVFAGKKKEFMCEELIHHALLLARDRHGCVALNEMLTDLDHPYYRNQLLDIVAHNALPLSNNTSGNFVVQHVLKLNDPRTTRNVALSLRGHCIDLSFKKYGSYIVERLLEADESVAVVVMELVESDGDRLMRLARSEFGNFVVNKALIVTQRRMTRVDLFRDLVKKLTPFLNFLRKSRGSNIAVFLESVHQTEVA; via the exons ATGGCAAACAACAATCCCTTTTCGATTTCAACAATGCTCAAATCTTTACAAGATCTCCGTTCCGCC TCGCCTTTGCAGTGGATGTTCAACTTAATGACTAGGAGCGAAGAAGAAGATGCCGCGTATCCGTTTAAAGAGTTTATCTCGAACCTAGACAGAAGGGAGCTTCTAGGGGTGGCGTCTCTGCTGACGTCAGATCCCGACTACTTCTTGGAGATCGCAAGAAACAAGAACGGCTCCAACCGCCTTCAGAAACTCGTCGGAAAATCAGATGACGTGGACGATCTAATCTGCGACGCTACCTTGTACCGCTTCCTCCACGTCATGACGGACAAGCACGCGTCCTACGTGGCGACGCGGGGGTTACGAGTGTTCGCCGGGAAGAAGAAAGAGTTCATGTGCGAGGAACTTATCCACCACGCGCTTCTCCTTGCGCGTGACCGACACGGCTGCGTCGCACTCAACGAGATGTTAACCGACTTGGACCATCCTTACTACAGAAACCAGCTGCTGGACATAGTCGCTCACAACGCTCTCCCGCTAAGCAACAACACTTCAGGCAACTTTGTGGTACAGCACGTGCTTAAACTGAACGATCCGCGAACCACGCGTAACGTGGCTCTCAGCCTACGTGGCCACTGTATTGATCTGTCGTTTAAGAAGTACGGAAGCTACATAGTGGAGCGGCTTTTGGAGGCGGACGAGTCGGTGGCTGTGGTGGTGATGGAGCTTGTGGAGAGCGATGGAGACAGGTTGATGAGGCTGGCGAGGAGCGAGTTTGGGAATTTCGTGGTGAACAAGGCACTGATAGTCACGCAGAGGAGGATGACTAGGGTTGATCTGTTTCGAGACTTGGTGAAGAAGCTCACGCCTTTTCTCAATTTCTTGCGCAAATCTCGTGGAAGCAACATTGCAGTGTTCTTGGAGTCGGTTCATCAAACTGAAGTCGCTTAG
- the LOC106313793 gene encoding ubiquitin-conjugating enzyme E2 7-like has translation MASQAILLLQKQLKDLCKHPVDGFSAGLVDEKNIFEWNVTIIGPPDTLYEGGFFNAIMSFPQNYPNSPPTVRFTSDMWHPNVYSDGRVCISILHPPGDDPSGYELASERWTPVHTVESIMLSIISMLSGPNDESPANVEAAKEWREKRHEFKKKVSRCVRKSQEML, from the exons ATGGCCTCCCAAGCTATCCTTCTCCTTCAGAAACAACTGAAAG ATCTATGTAAGCATCCTGTGGATGGATTCTCAGCTGGACTCGTCGACGAGAAGAATATATTCGAGTGGAACGTTACCATCATCGGACCTCCAGATACTCTCTA TGAAGGAGGATTCTTTAACGCTATAATGAGCTTCCCTCAGAATTATCCTAATAGCCCACCAACTGTTAGGTTTACTTCAGATATGTGGCATCCTAATG TTTATTCTGATGGTCGTGTTTGCATTTCGATTCTGCATCCTCCCGGTGATGATCCAAGTGGTTATGAGCTTGCTAGCGAGCGCTGGACCCCTGTTCATACT GTTGAGAGTATTATGTTGAGTATTATATCTATGCTTTCTGGTCCCAACGATGAGTCTCCTGCAAACGTTGAAGCTGCT AAAGAGTGGCGTGAGAAGAGACACGAGTTCAAGAAGAAGGTGAGCCGGTGTGTGAGAAAGTCTCAAGAAATGTTATGA
- the LOC106313795 gene encoding CLAVATA3/ESR (CLE)-related protein 46, whose amino-acid sequence MRRHTVLIIILLLHTCLFLGIIVTRECQEVHFKSEPEKISTKTNYERLMPTWVEEKMGHKHPSGPNPTGNRHPPVKVKP is encoded by the exons ATGCGAAGACATACTGTATTAATCATTATCCTTCTCCTTCATACCTGCCTCTTTCTCGGCATAATTGTGACTCGGGAATGCCAAGAAG TCCATTTTAAAAGTGAACCTGAAAAGATCAGCACAAAAACGAATTACGAAAGATTGATGCCAACTTGG GTTGAAGAAAAGATGGGGCATAAGCACCCATCAGGACCTAACCCAACAGGAAATCGCCACCCACCGGTCAAAGTGAAACCCTGA
- the LOC106313794 gene encoding non-specific lipid-transfer protein 4-like, producing the protein MALILRFFTCLVLTVCIVESVDAAISCGTVARQLAPCASYLWRGGMMIPSCCAGVKKLNDMAQTTLDRQQACKCLKAAAQGINPSIASSLPGKCGISIPYTISKNTNCDTIQ; encoded by the exons ATGGCTTTGATTTTGAGGTTCTTTACATGCCTTGTTTTGACGGTGTGCATTGTTGAATCAGTAGATGCAGCAATCTCATGTGGCACAGTGGCACGTCAATTGGCTCCATGTGCTAGCTATCTGTGGAGAGGCGGGATGATGATTCCCTCATGCTGTGCGGGAGTTAAAAAATTGAATGATATGGCTCAAACCACACTGGATCGTCAGCAAGCATGCAAATGCTTAAAGGCCGCTGCACAGGGCATCAACCCAAGTATAGCCTCTAGCCTTCCTGGAAAGTGCGGTATTAGCATTCCATATACCATCTCCAAGAACACTAACTGCGACAC CATCCAGTGA
- the LOC106315063 gene encoding glutathione S-transferase T3-like, with the protein MDPRNIHTQSSSYVGLLHSQQGSVFHENFPYESFHSSVNFGESEIPAFSSQQSEDAPVDTPVERLVRRKWTPADDEVLISAWLNTSKDAIVGNEQKSGTFWNRVGDYYAESPHGGEDGEKREHLHCKKRWQRINYQVNKLCAAYSAAEGQISSGETDTDVLKKAHDIFFSDQEHKFNLEHAWCVLRYEQKWLSLNPPKASGGSKRKNVETNTQTSSNNVVDTESRSEGIKAAKAKRNTAKGKSVAEYATIWEMKKEDLEMKERLSKLAILDTLLAKKEPLSEAEEVVKNKLLAEYF; encoded by the coding sequence ATGGATCCAAGGAATATTCATACTCAGTCTTCTAGTTACGTAGGACTGCTTCACAGTCAACAAGGAAGTGTTTTCCATGAAAACTTTCCTTATGAAAGTTTTCATTCTAGTGTTAACTTTGGAGAATCAGAAATCCCGGCTTTCAGTTCACAACAGTCTGAAGACGCACCAGTAGACACACCAGTGGAGCGTCTTGTAAGACGCAAATGGACCCCAGCTGATGACGAGGTTCTAATCAGTGCGTGGCTTAACACTTCTAAGGATGCTATTGTTGGAAATGAGCAGAAGTCGGGGACCTTCTGGAACCGGGTTGGAGATTATTATGCAGAAAGTCCTCATGGAGGAGAGGATGGTGAAAAGAGAGAGCATCTTCATTGCAAGAAGAGGTGGCAGAGAATCAATTATCAGGTTAACAAGTTATGTGCTGCATACTCGGCAGCAGAGGGACAAATAAGCAGTGGTGAGACTGACACTGATGTTCTGAAGAAAGCTCATGACATCTTCTTCTCTGATCAAGAGCACAAGTTTAACCTTGAGCATGCGTGGTGTGTGTTGAGGTATGAACAGAAATGGCTTAGCCTTAACCCTCCTAAAGCTAGTGGCGGTTCGAAGAGGAAAAATGTTGAGACAAATACCCAAACTTCAAGCAACAATGTTGTTGATACTGAGAGCCGGTCTGAAGGTATAAAGGCTGCAAAGGCTAAAAGGAATACTGCTAAAGGGAAGTCTGTGGCTGAGTATGCAACCATTTGGGAAATGAAGAAGGAGGATTTGGAGATGAAGGAGAGACTGTCAAAGTTGGCCATACTAGACACTCTCCTTGCCAAGAAAGAACCATTAAGTGAGGCGGAAGAAGTTGTGAAGAATAAGCTCCTAGCCGAGTATTTCTGA
- the LOC106317305 gene encoding squamosa promoter-binding-like protein 5, with protein sequence MEKSQRWSYVKDKAIVSNLAEQEWENSMDGEEEDVGDEDKRKRVMERARGTNTDRVPPRLCQVHRCTANLTEAKQYYRRHKVCEVHAKASAATVSGAKQRFCQQCSRFHELPEFDEAKRSCRMRLAGHNERRRKVSGDSFGERSGRRGFSGQLIQTQERNKVGMKLPMANTSFKRP encoded by the exons ATGGAGAAATCACAACGCTGGAGTTACGTGAAAGACAAGGCTATAGTCTCCAACCTTGCTGAACAAGAATGGGAGAATAGCATGGATGGAGAAGAGGAGGATGTAGGAGATGAAGACAAAAGGAAGAGAGTGATGGAGAGAGCTAGGGGTACTAACACAGATCGTGTTCCACCGCGGCTATGCCAGGTCCATAGGTGCACTGCTAATTTAACTGAAGCCAAGCAGTATTACCGCAGACACAAAGTCTGTGAAGTTCATGCAAAGGCATCTGCTGCAACTGTTTCAGGCGCCAAGCAACGTTTTTGTCAACAATGCAGCAG GTTTCATGAGCTACCAGAGTTTGATGAAGCTAAAAGAAGTTGCCGGATGCGCCTAGCTGGACACAATGAGAGGAGAAGGAAGGTTTCTGGTGACAGTTTCGGCGAAAGGTCAGGCCGGAGAGGGTTTAGCGGTCAACTGATCCAGACTCAAGAAAGAAACAAGGTAGGCATGAAACTACCTATGGCCAACACATCATTCAAACGACCATAG